From a region of the Hemibagrus wyckioides isolate EC202008001 linkage group LG14, SWU_Hwy_1.0, whole genome shotgun sequence genome:
- the LOC131365255 gene encoding type 1 phosphatidylinositol 4,5-bisphosphate 4-phosphatase-like gives MADEVEKSPLLCAEAELHHSSMADNVPSAPPYHAEAPPPYWVVPAVGSASLCCGVCGAQIALNANRSQYIVKCGVCQEATPLRSPPAGKRFVRCQCHCLLICNISSQRVACPRPQCKRVMELTGSSSVVVQGYGTRAICGHCSQTFLGPRSGEKQRVRCPHCREVSFIGQDYPMKRCVYFSLLAVFFAVIAGGLIAATVKEARDYNAVYALWTFLVLLCLGCACGAVYWARIKISTPVQSPSV, from the exons ATGGCTGATGAAGTAGAGAAATCTCCCCTGCTCTGTGCGGAGGCTGAGCTTCACCACTCCTCCATGGCAGACA atgTCCCGTCTGCTCCACCCTATCATGCAGAGGCTCCTCCTCCATACTGGGTGGTTCCAGCTGTTGGCTCCGCCTCTCTGTGCTGTGGCGTGTGTGGAGCTCAGATTGCGCTGAATGCTAACAGAAGCCAGTATATAGTGAAGTGTGGGGTTTGTCAGGAGGCCACG cccttGAGGAGTCCCCCTGCAGGAAAGAGGTTTGTTCGATGTCAGTGCCATTGTCTCCTGATCTGTAACATCTCCTCTCAGAGAGTGGCGTGTCCTCGTCCTCAGTG TAAGAGAGTGATGGAGCTGACGGGTTCAAGCAGTGTTGTGGTGCAGGGTTACGGGACACGAGCCATCTGTGGCCACTGCAGCCAAACCTTCCTG GGACCTCGATCAGGAGAAAAGCAGCGTGTTCGATGTCCTCACTGCCGTGAAGT GAGTTTTATTGGACAGGACTACCCCATGAAGCGCTGTGTTTACTTCTCCCTGCTGGCCGTCTTCTTTGCCGTCATCGCTGGAGGACTGATC GCTGCCACGGTGAAGGAGGCGAGGGATTACAACGCCGTCTACGCTCTCTGGACATTTTTGGTGCTGTTGTGTTTGGGCTGTGCGTGCGGAGCCGTGTACTGGGCTCGGATTAAAATCAGCACACCTGTACAGAGTCCATCTGTCTGA
- the LOC131365109 gene encoding uncharacterized protein LOC131365109: MGAVLAVVVEVAVAGIAAAAEAASTEAVAALVEVGVESIVEAGEGAVTAAETAAEGAAEAAAEGASEAAGETAAEVESSTAAEITAKILSYIPKLCKLIKEACAIDAVFRAAKEVLKLFLSDPSVEEKYKRLQVVVKILETLNEKMNEITTWLEDHKNDSVVLEGIDVPLESGVLAKFLQQLSVALGNMQRLADDINTLNQNKTPIKDAQITTINRSMIRIVSTFESLTQFKEEKQSKIAALASLPVILKEVEEWKHELGSDAGPTLDLLHLPMYKHK; encoded by the exons ATGGGAGCCGTCCTAGCCGTGGTGGTCGAGGTGGCTGTAGCAGGAATAGCTGCCGCGGCTGAAGCTGCCTCTACAGAGGCTGTCGCTGCTCTGGTGGAGGTTGGAGTGGAATCTATTGTGGAGGCCGGAGAAGGTGCAGTCACTGCAGCAGAGACGGCGGCAGAAGGCGCCGCAGAGGCAGCGGCCGAAGGTGCATCCGAGGCAGCGGGTGAAACAGCAGCTGAGGTGGAATCCAGTACAGCGGCCGAAATCACAGCCAAGATTCTCTCCTACATACCCAAACTCTGCAAACTTATAAAGGAAGCTTGTGCCATCGACGCCGTATTCAGAGCTGCAAAAGAGGTTTTAAAATTGTTCTTGAGTGATCCTTCAGTGGAGGAAAAATACAAGAGGCTGCAGGTAGTTGTGAAAATTTTAGAAACGCTCAACGAGAAGATGAATGAGATCACCACGTGGCTAGAGGACCACAAGAATGACTCTGTAGTACTGGAGGGGATTGATGTTCCCCTGGAGTCAGGAGTCCTGGCCAAATTCTTACAACAACTCTCTGTG GCTCTGGGAAACATGCAGAGACTGGCAGATGACATCAACACGCTCAACCAGAACAAAACACCAATTAAAGATGCCCAGATTACCACCATAAACCGCAGCATGATCCGCATTGTATCAACATTTGAGTCTCTCACCCAGttcaaagaagaaaaacagagcaaaATCGCTGCATTGgcatcacttcctgtcattTTGAAGGAAGTGGAGGAGTGGAAGCATGAGCTGGGATCTGACGCTGGTCCGACTCTCGATCTCTTACATCTGCCCATGTACAAacataagtaa